A DNA window from Bos javanicus breed banteng chromosome 10, ARS-OSU_banteng_1.0, whole genome shotgun sequence contains the following coding sequences:
- the GJD2 gene encoding gap junction delta-2 protein: MGEWTILERLLEAAVQQHSTMIGRILLTVVVIFRILIVAIVGETVYDDEQTMFVCNTLQPGCNQACYDRAFPISHIRYWVFQIIMVCTPSLCFITYSVHQSAKQRERRYSTVFLALDRDPPESMGGPGGTGGGGSGGGKREDKKLQNAIVNGVLQNTENTSKETEPDCLEVKELTPHPSGLRTASRSKLRRQEGISRFYIIQVVFRNALEIGFLVGQYFLYGFSVPGLYECDRYPCIKEVECYVSRPTEKTVFLVFMFAVSGICVVLNLAELNHLGWRKIKLAVRGAQAKRKSVYEIRNKDLPRVSVPNFGRTQSSDSAYV, encoded by the coding sequence GATCCTCTTGACTGTGGTGGTGATCTTCCGGATTCTCATTGTGGCCATTGTGGGGGAGACGGTGTACGATGATGAGCAGACCATGTTTGTATGCAACACACTGCAGCCCGGCTGTAACCAGGCCTGCTATGACCGCgccttccccatctcccacaTACGTTACTGGGTCTTCCAGATCATAATGGTGTGTACCCCCAGTCTCTGCTTCATCACTTACTCTGTGCACCAGTCTGCCAAGCAACGAGAACGCCGCTACTCTACTGTCTTCCTGGCTCTGGACAGAGATCCTCCTGAGTCCATGGGGGGTCCTGGaggaactgggggtgggggcagtggtggTGGCAAACGAGAAGATAAGAAGTTGCAAAATGCCATTGTTAATGGAGTGCTGCAGAACACAGAGAACACGAGCAAGGAGACAGAGCCAGATTGTTTAGAGGTGAAGGAGCTGACCCCACACCCGTCAGGGTTGCGCACTGCTTCTCGATCCAAGCTCCGAAGGCAGGAAGGCATCTCCCGCTTCTACATTATCCAAGTGGTATTCCGAAATGCCCTGGAGATTGGGTTTCTGGTGGGCCAATACTTTCTCTATGGCTTCAGTGTCCCGGGGTTGTACGAATGTGACCGCTACCCCTGTATCAAGGAGGTGGAATGTTATGTGTCCCGGCCTACTGAGAAGACTGTTTTTCTAGTGTTCATGTTTGCGGTGAGCGGGATCTGTGTTGTGCTCAACCTGGCTGAACTCAACCACCTAGGATGGCGCAAGATCAAGCTGGCTGTGCGAGGAGCCCAGGCCAAGAGAAAGTCAGTCTATGAGATCCGCAACAAGGACCTGCCCCGGGTCAGTGTTCCCAATTTTGGCAGGACTCAGTCCAGTGACTCTGCCTATGTGTGA